From Alloacidobacterium dinghuense:
CACACCCTTCGTCGTGCTGCTGCTCAGGAAAGACGGCCTTGCTTGCAAAGGCTTCGCACTCGCTCTGCTCGTGCGGGTTCCTTCGGCAAGCTCAGGACAGGCTCTCCGACACCGCGCTAATGCGCTCCGCTCAGGATGACAGTAGCTTTTAAGCGGCAATTTGTGGCGTTCAAGGCGGGGTTAAGCGCGATTTTGTGGCATTTTTCAAGCATTTAGAGAGCAGGTTAGAATGTGGGAGTGGCCCTGTAGCTCAGGTGGATAGAGCAACGGTTTCCTAAACCGCAGGTCGGAAGTTCGAATCTTCCCAGGGTCACCATAAAATCAATCACTTAAGCAGATAAATTTCTCCACAAAATCAAGCTGGTGTCAGCATCCTCGAACTCGGAGAGGATGCGAAGAAGTGGTACAGAGACCACGGCAAACGAGATCTTCGAACTTTCACCGGTCGGATGGACCTGATCATCAGAGAATTAGGGAGTCGCCCAGCAGACTCCGTAAAGCCTAAGGAGATCGACGACTGGCTAAGCGGTCATTCGGAGTGGAGTCCGGCCACCAAGAATAGATACAAGACCGTATTAAGTAAAGCGTACCAACTTGGACTTGGTGGCGACAGAGTCAGCCGGAATCCGGTCCGCTCAGTTGAGCGCAGAAATGAAGGAGACGGTCGAATACGTTATCTGCGACCTGAGGAAGAAGTCAGGCTCAAAGTGGCAATCGCACGACGTTATCCCGGGCACATGCCTGCGTTGGTCTTCGCGTTGCACACCGGCCTGCGCAAGTCGGAACAATTCGGATTGAGCTGGGGCGATGTTGATATGAACCGTAAAGTGATCATTGTTCCGCACCCGAAAAACAATCGATCGCGAGAGATCACAATGAACGAAACTTGCTTCGCAGTTATCGAAAACCTTAACAAGAGTCGTCCCGATGACGACCGCGTGTTTCGGTCAGATCGATACAAAAAACGGCCCATTGCCGACATCAAGAAGGCATTCGAAAACGCCTTAAAAGAAGCCAAGATCGAGGATTTCACTTGGCACTGCCTTCGTCATACTTTCATAACACGTCTTGTGCAGGCTGGCGTCGACTTACGCACTGTTCAATATCTTGCAGGTCATCAGAATCCATGACGTGCTCGATAAAGCAGACGTCGTTCTTCTGCTTGTAAGCTCTGACTTCCTCTCTTCACAATATTGCTATGACATCGAGGTCAAACGCGCTCTAGAACTCCACGAGTCCGGCAAGGTGCGCGTGATCCC
This genomic window contains:
- a CDS encoding tyrosine-type recombinase/integrase; translated protein: MDLIIRELGSRPADSVKPKEIDDWLSGHSEWSPATKNRYKTVLSKAYQLGLGGDRVSRNPVRSVERRNEGDGRIRYLRPEEEVRLKVAIARRYPGHMPALVFALHTGLRKSEQFGLSWGDVDMNRKVIIVPHPKNNRSREITMNETCFAVIENLNKSRPDDDRVFRSDRYKKRPIADIKKAFENALKEAKIEDFTWHCLRHTFITRLVQAGVDLRTVQYLAGHQNP